In a single window of the Falco rusticolus isolate bFalRus1 chromosome 11, bFalRus1.pri, whole genome shotgun sequence genome:
- the GPSM2 gene encoding G-protein-signaling modulator 2 isoform X1 yields MEESNALISMREDRSFHVRYRMEASCLELALEGERLCKAGDCRAGVSFFEAAVQVGTEDLKTLSAIYSQLGNAYFYLHEYAKALEYHHHDLTLARTIGDLLGEAKASGNLGNTLKVLGNFEEAIVCCQRHLDISRELNDKVGEARALYNLGNVYHSKGKNVASAGTHDPGELPDDVKNALQKAANYYEENLTIVTELGDRAAQGRAFGNLGNTHYLLGNFRSAVLAHEQRLLIAKEFGDRSAERRAYSNLGNAHIFLGEFETASEYYKRTLQLARQLKDRAVEAQACYSLGNTYTLLQDYEKAIDYHLKHLVIAQELNDKIGEGRACWSLGNAYTALGNHSQAMHFVERHLEVSREVGDRSGELTARLNLSDLQMVLGLSYSTNNSMMSESHAADNSMNGTRQRVGRRHSMENMELMKLTPEKVQNWNSEILAKQKPLAAKPSAKLHFVNRLKGKKYKKGTAPKVLQDASNSIDHRLPNSQRKSSRETVADEGFFDLLSRFQSNRMDDQRCCFQEKNRFSAASVAKSSTPPKTMRKSFSTYVVSPHTDEFLDLLASSQSRRLDDQRASFSNLPGLRLNQHDSQSVLGHLMASNNRELDDDFFDILIKCQGSRLDDQRCAPPSPVKGPTVPDEDFFSLILRSQAKRMDEQRVHLPSTIKGPNSS; encoded by the exons GATGGAGGCTTCTTGCCTAGAGCTGGCTTTGGAAGGTGAGCGCCTGTGTAAAGCAGGAGATTGCCGAGCTGGTGTATCTTTCTTTGAAGCAGCCGTTCAGGTTGGAactgaagatttaaaaacacTCAGTGCTATTTACAGCCAGTTAGGCAATGCCTATTTCTACTTGCATGAATATGCAAAGGCCTTGGAATACCATCACCATGATTTAACTCTTGCAAG GACAATCGGAGATCTACTGGGAGAAGCTAAAGCTAGTGGGAACCTAGGCAACACCTTAAAGGTACTTGGGAATTTTGAAGAAGCTATTGTTTGTTGTCAAAGACATCTGGATATTTCTAGAGAGCTTAATGATAAG gttggagaagCAAGAGCACTGTATAATCTGGGAAATGTATATCACTCTAAAGGGAAAAATGTAGCTAGTGCTGGGACTCACGATCCAGGGGAGCTTCCAGATgatgtgaaaaatgctttacaaaaagCTGCAAATTATTATGA GGAAAACCTGACAATAGTAACAGAGCTGGGTGATAGAGCAGCACAAGGTCGTGCCTTTGGAAATCTGGGAAACACACACTATCTTCTGGGCAACTTCAGGAGTGCAGTTTTAGCCCATGAACAG cGTCTGCTAATTGCAAAAGAATTTGGTGATAGATCGGCAGAAAGAAGAGCATACAGCAATCTTGGAAATGCGCACATATTCCTGGGTGAATTTGAAACTGCTTCTGAATACTACAA GCGGACATTACAGCTGGCTCGACAGCTTAAAGACAGAGCTGTGGAAGCACAGGCCTGCTACAGCCTTGGGAACACATACACTTTGCTTCAGGACTATGAAAAAGCAATTGATTATCATTTGAAACACCTTGTGATTGCTCAGGAGTTAAACGATAA aattGGTGAAGGAAGAGCATGCTGGAGTTTAGGGAACGCATATACTGCTCTGGGAAATCACAGCCAAGCTATGCATTTTGTAGAAAGGCACTTGGAGGTTTCAAGAGAG GTAGGAGATAGAAGTGGAGAACTCACTGCTAGACTTAATCTCTCAGATCTTCAAATGGTTCTTGGGTTAAGCTACAGCACAAACAACTCCATGATGTCAGAAAGCCATGCAGCAGATAACAGTATGAATG GTACCAGACAGAGAGTAGGACGCCGTCACAGTATGGAGAACATGGAACTCATGAAATTAACACCAGAAAAG GTTCAGAACTGGAACAGTGAGATTCTTGCTAAACAGAAACCACTGGCTGCCAAACCTtcagcaaaactgcattttgtaaATCGACTAAAAGgcaaaaagtacaaaaaaggCACCGCTCCCAAAGTTTTGCAGGATGCCAGTAATTCTATTGATCATCGACTTCCAAACTCTCAGAGG aaaagcagccgAGAGACAGTGGCAGATGAAGGGTTCTTTGATCTGCTGAGTCGATTCCAGAGTAACAGGATGGACGATCAGAGATGCTGCTTCCAGGAGAAGAACAGATTCTCAGCTGCTTCAGTGGCAAAATCCTCTACTCCACCtaaaacaatgagaaaat CCTTTTCTACTTATGTAGTCTCACCCCACACAGATGAATTTCTAGACCTACTTGCTAGCTCACAGAGTCGCCGGCTAGATGACCAGCGTGCTAGCTTTAGTAATCTGCCTGGACTTCGTCTTAATCAACATGACAGTCAGTCAGTCCTGGGTCACCTCATGGCAAGTAACAACAGAGAACTAGATGATGACTTCTTTGATATATTGATAAAATGCCAG GGTTCCAGACTAGATGATCAAAGATGTGCTCCTCCATCACCTGTGAAAGGACCAACTGTACCAGATGAGGATTTTTTCAGCCTGATTTTGCGATCGCAAGCTAAGAGAATGGATGAACAAAGGGTCCATCTACCCTCAACTATAAAGGGACCAAATTCTAGCTGA
- the GPSM2 gene encoding G-protein-signaling modulator 2 isoform X2, translating into MVFATQEYLIITPPPPPTFCRMEASCLELALEGERLCKAGDCRAGVSFFEAAVQVGTEDLKTLSAIYSQLGNAYFYLHEYAKALEYHHHDLTLARTIGDLLGEAKASGNLGNTLKVLGNFEEAIVCCQRHLDISRELNDKVGEARALYNLGNVYHSKGKNVASAGTHDPGELPDDVKNALQKAANYYEENLTIVTELGDRAAQGRAFGNLGNTHYLLGNFRSAVLAHEQRLLIAKEFGDRSAERRAYSNLGNAHIFLGEFETASEYYKRTLQLARQLKDRAVEAQACYSLGNTYTLLQDYEKAIDYHLKHLVIAQELNDKIGEGRACWSLGNAYTALGNHSQAMHFVERHLEVSREVGDRSGELTARLNLSDLQMVLGLSYSTNNSMMSESHAADNSMNGTRQRVGRRHSMENMELMKLTPEKVQNWNSEILAKQKPLAAKPSAKLHFVNRLKGKKYKKGTAPKVLQDASNSIDHRLPNSQRKSSRETVADEGFFDLLSRFQSNRMDDQRCCFQEKNRFSAASVAKSSTPPKTMRKSFSTYVVSPHTDEFLDLLASSQSRRLDDQRASFSNLPGLRLNQHDSQSVLGHLMASNNRELDDDFFDILIKCQGSRLDDQRCAPPSPVKGPTVPDEDFFSLILRSQAKRMDEQRVHLPSTIKGPNSS; encoded by the exons ATGGTCTTTGCTACACAGGAATATTTGATTATtaccccccctcctcccccgaCATTTTGCAG GATGGAGGCTTCTTGCCTAGAGCTGGCTTTGGAAGGTGAGCGCCTGTGTAAAGCAGGAGATTGCCGAGCTGGTGTATCTTTCTTTGAAGCAGCCGTTCAGGTTGGAactgaagatttaaaaacacTCAGTGCTATTTACAGCCAGTTAGGCAATGCCTATTTCTACTTGCATGAATATGCAAAGGCCTTGGAATACCATCACCATGATTTAACTCTTGCAAG GACAATCGGAGATCTACTGGGAGAAGCTAAAGCTAGTGGGAACCTAGGCAACACCTTAAAGGTACTTGGGAATTTTGAAGAAGCTATTGTTTGTTGTCAAAGACATCTGGATATTTCTAGAGAGCTTAATGATAAG gttggagaagCAAGAGCACTGTATAATCTGGGAAATGTATATCACTCTAAAGGGAAAAATGTAGCTAGTGCTGGGACTCACGATCCAGGGGAGCTTCCAGATgatgtgaaaaatgctttacaaaaagCTGCAAATTATTATGA GGAAAACCTGACAATAGTAACAGAGCTGGGTGATAGAGCAGCACAAGGTCGTGCCTTTGGAAATCTGGGAAACACACACTATCTTCTGGGCAACTTCAGGAGTGCAGTTTTAGCCCATGAACAG cGTCTGCTAATTGCAAAAGAATTTGGTGATAGATCGGCAGAAAGAAGAGCATACAGCAATCTTGGAAATGCGCACATATTCCTGGGTGAATTTGAAACTGCTTCTGAATACTACAA GCGGACATTACAGCTGGCTCGACAGCTTAAAGACAGAGCTGTGGAAGCACAGGCCTGCTACAGCCTTGGGAACACATACACTTTGCTTCAGGACTATGAAAAAGCAATTGATTATCATTTGAAACACCTTGTGATTGCTCAGGAGTTAAACGATAA aattGGTGAAGGAAGAGCATGCTGGAGTTTAGGGAACGCATATACTGCTCTGGGAAATCACAGCCAAGCTATGCATTTTGTAGAAAGGCACTTGGAGGTTTCAAGAGAG GTAGGAGATAGAAGTGGAGAACTCACTGCTAGACTTAATCTCTCAGATCTTCAAATGGTTCTTGGGTTAAGCTACAGCACAAACAACTCCATGATGTCAGAAAGCCATGCAGCAGATAACAGTATGAATG GTACCAGACAGAGAGTAGGACGCCGTCACAGTATGGAGAACATGGAACTCATGAAATTAACACCAGAAAAG GTTCAGAACTGGAACAGTGAGATTCTTGCTAAACAGAAACCACTGGCTGCCAAACCTtcagcaaaactgcattttgtaaATCGACTAAAAGgcaaaaagtacaaaaaaggCACCGCTCCCAAAGTTTTGCAGGATGCCAGTAATTCTATTGATCATCGACTTCCAAACTCTCAGAGG aaaagcagccgAGAGACAGTGGCAGATGAAGGGTTCTTTGATCTGCTGAGTCGATTCCAGAGTAACAGGATGGACGATCAGAGATGCTGCTTCCAGGAGAAGAACAGATTCTCAGCTGCTTCAGTGGCAAAATCCTCTACTCCACCtaaaacaatgagaaaat CCTTTTCTACTTATGTAGTCTCACCCCACACAGATGAATTTCTAGACCTACTTGCTAGCTCACAGAGTCGCCGGCTAGATGACCAGCGTGCTAGCTTTAGTAATCTGCCTGGACTTCGTCTTAATCAACATGACAGTCAGTCAGTCCTGGGTCACCTCATGGCAAGTAACAACAGAGAACTAGATGATGACTTCTTTGATATATTGATAAAATGCCAG GGTTCCAGACTAGATGATCAAAGATGTGCTCCTCCATCACCTGTGAAAGGACCAACTGTACCAGATGAGGATTTTTTCAGCCTGATTTTGCGATCGCAAGCTAAGAGAATGGATGAACAAAGGGTCCATCTACCCTCAACTATAAAGGGACCAAATTCTAGCTGA
- the GPSM2 gene encoding G-protein-signaling modulator 2 isoform X3: protein MSVISLCVSCGMSKTSRMEASCLELALEGERLCKAGDCRAGVSFFEAAVQVGTEDLKTLSAIYSQLGNAYFYLHEYAKALEYHHHDLTLARTIGDLLGEAKASGNLGNTLKVLGNFEEAIVCCQRHLDISRELNDKVGEARALYNLGNVYHSKGKNVASAGTHDPGELPDDVKNALQKAANYYEENLTIVTELGDRAAQGRAFGNLGNTHYLLGNFRSAVLAHEQRLLIAKEFGDRSAERRAYSNLGNAHIFLGEFETASEYYKRTLQLARQLKDRAVEAQACYSLGNTYTLLQDYEKAIDYHLKHLVIAQELNDKIGEGRACWSLGNAYTALGNHSQAMHFVERHLEVSREVGDRSGELTARLNLSDLQMVLGLSYSTNNSMMSESHAADNSMNGTRQRVGRRHSMENMELMKLTPEKVQNWNSEILAKQKPLAAKPSAKLHFVNRLKGKKYKKGTAPKVLQDASNSIDHRLPNSQRKSSRETVADEGFFDLLSRFQSNRMDDQRCCFQEKNRFSAASVAKSSTPPKTMRKSFSTYVVSPHTDEFLDLLASSQSRRLDDQRASFSNLPGLRLNQHDSQSVLGHLMASNNRELDDDFFDILIKCQGSRLDDQRCAPPSPVKGPTVPDEDFFSLILRSQAKRMDEQRVHLPSTIKGPNSS, encoded by the exons ATGTCTGTCATCTCGTTGTGCGTAAGTTGTGGAATGTCGAAGACCAGCAG GATGGAGGCTTCTTGCCTAGAGCTGGCTTTGGAAGGTGAGCGCCTGTGTAAAGCAGGAGATTGCCGAGCTGGTGTATCTTTCTTTGAAGCAGCCGTTCAGGTTGGAactgaagatttaaaaacacTCAGTGCTATTTACAGCCAGTTAGGCAATGCCTATTTCTACTTGCATGAATATGCAAAGGCCTTGGAATACCATCACCATGATTTAACTCTTGCAAG GACAATCGGAGATCTACTGGGAGAAGCTAAAGCTAGTGGGAACCTAGGCAACACCTTAAAGGTACTTGGGAATTTTGAAGAAGCTATTGTTTGTTGTCAAAGACATCTGGATATTTCTAGAGAGCTTAATGATAAG gttggagaagCAAGAGCACTGTATAATCTGGGAAATGTATATCACTCTAAAGGGAAAAATGTAGCTAGTGCTGGGACTCACGATCCAGGGGAGCTTCCAGATgatgtgaaaaatgctttacaaaaagCTGCAAATTATTATGA GGAAAACCTGACAATAGTAACAGAGCTGGGTGATAGAGCAGCACAAGGTCGTGCCTTTGGAAATCTGGGAAACACACACTATCTTCTGGGCAACTTCAGGAGTGCAGTTTTAGCCCATGAACAG cGTCTGCTAATTGCAAAAGAATTTGGTGATAGATCGGCAGAAAGAAGAGCATACAGCAATCTTGGAAATGCGCACATATTCCTGGGTGAATTTGAAACTGCTTCTGAATACTACAA GCGGACATTACAGCTGGCTCGACAGCTTAAAGACAGAGCTGTGGAAGCACAGGCCTGCTACAGCCTTGGGAACACATACACTTTGCTTCAGGACTATGAAAAAGCAATTGATTATCATTTGAAACACCTTGTGATTGCTCAGGAGTTAAACGATAA aattGGTGAAGGAAGAGCATGCTGGAGTTTAGGGAACGCATATACTGCTCTGGGAAATCACAGCCAAGCTATGCATTTTGTAGAAAGGCACTTGGAGGTTTCAAGAGAG GTAGGAGATAGAAGTGGAGAACTCACTGCTAGACTTAATCTCTCAGATCTTCAAATGGTTCTTGGGTTAAGCTACAGCACAAACAACTCCATGATGTCAGAAAGCCATGCAGCAGATAACAGTATGAATG GTACCAGACAGAGAGTAGGACGCCGTCACAGTATGGAGAACATGGAACTCATGAAATTAACACCAGAAAAG GTTCAGAACTGGAACAGTGAGATTCTTGCTAAACAGAAACCACTGGCTGCCAAACCTtcagcaaaactgcattttgtaaATCGACTAAAAGgcaaaaagtacaaaaaaggCACCGCTCCCAAAGTTTTGCAGGATGCCAGTAATTCTATTGATCATCGACTTCCAAACTCTCAGAGG aaaagcagccgAGAGACAGTGGCAGATGAAGGGTTCTTTGATCTGCTGAGTCGATTCCAGAGTAACAGGATGGACGATCAGAGATGCTGCTTCCAGGAGAAGAACAGATTCTCAGCTGCTTCAGTGGCAAAATCCTCTACTCCACCtaaaacaatgagaaaat CCTTTTCTACTTATGTAGTCTCACCCCACACAGATGAATTTCTAGACCTACTTGCTAGCTCACAGAGTCGCCGGCTAGATGACCAGCGTGCTAGCTTTAGTAATCTGCCTGGACTTCGTCTTAATCAACATGACAGTCAGTCAGTCCTGGGTCACCTCATGGCAAGTAACAACAGAGAACTAGATGATGACTTCTTTGATATATTGATAAAATGCCAG GGTTCCAGACTAGATGATCAAAGATGTGCTCCTCCATCACCTGTGAAAGGACCAACTGTACCAGATGAGGATTTTTTCAGCCTGATTTTGCGATCGCAAGCTAAGAGAATGGATGAACAAAGGGTCCATCTACCCTCAACTATAAAGGGACCAAATTCTAGCTGA
- the GPSM2 gene encoding G-protein-signaling modulator 2 isoform X4 — MEESNALISMREDRSFHVRYRMEASCLELALEGERLCKAGDCRAGVSFFEAAVQVGTEDLKTLSAIYSQLGNAYFYLHEYAKALEYHHHDLTLARTIGDLLGEAKASGNLGNTLKVLGNFEEAIVCCQRHLDISRELNDKVGEARALYNLGNVYHSKGKNVASAGTHDPGELPDDVKNALQKAANYYEENLTIVTELGDRAAQGRAFGNLGNTHYLLGNFRSAVLAHEQRLLIAKEFGDRSAERRAYSNLGNAHIFLGEFETASEYYKRTLQLARQLKDRAVEAQACYSLGNTYTLLQDYEKAIDYHLKHLVIAQELNDKIGEGRACWSLGNAYTALGNHSQAMHFVERHLEVSREVGDRSGELTARLNLSDLQMVLGLSYSTNNSMMSESHAADNSMNGTRQRVGRRHSMENMELMKLTPEKKSSRETVADEGFFDLLSRFQSNRMDDQRCCFQEKNRFSAASVAKSSTPPKTMRKSFSTYVVSPHTDEFLDLLASSQSRRLDDQRASFSNLPGLRLNQHDSQSVLGHLMASNNRELDDDFFDILIKCQGSRLDDQRCAPPSPVKGPTVPDEDFFSLILRSQAKRMDEQRVHLPSTIKGPNSS; from the exons GATGGAGGCTTCTTGCCTAGAGCTGGCTTTGGAAGGTGAGCGCCTGTGTAAAGCAGGAGATTGCCGAGCTGGTGTATCTTTCTTTGAAGCAGCCGTTCAGGTTGGAactgaagatttaaaaacacTCAGTGCTATTTACAGCCAGTTAGGCAATGCCTATTTCTACTTGCATGAATATGCAAAGGCCTTGGAATACCATCACCATGATTTAACTCTTGCAAG GACAATCGGAGATCTACTGGGAGAAGCTAAAGCTAGTGGGAACCTAGGCAACACCTTAAAGGTACTTGGGAATTTTGAAGAAGCTATTGTTTGTTGTCAAAGACATCTGGATATTTCTAGAGAGCTTAATGATAAG gttggagaagCAAGAGCACTGTATAATCTGGGAAATGTATATCACTCTAAAGGGAAAAATGTAGCTAGTGCTGGGACTCACGATCCAGGGGAGCTTCCAGATgatgtgaaaaatgctttacaaaaagCTGCAAATTATTATGA GGAAAACCTGACAATAGTAACAGAGCTGGGTGATAGAGCAGCACAAGGTCGTGCCTTTGGAAATCTGGGAAACACACACTATCTTCTGGGCAACTTCAGGAGTGCAGTTTTAGCCCATGAACAG cGTCTGCTAATTGCAAAAGAATTTGGTGATAGATCGGCAGAAAGAAGAGCATACAGCAATCTTGGAAATGCGCACATATTCCTGGGTGAATTTGAAACTGCTTCTGAATACTACAA GCGGACATTACAGCTGGCTCGACAGCTTAAAGACAGAGCTGTGGAAGCACAGGCCTGCTACAGCCTTGGGAACACATACACTTTGCTTCAGGACTATGAAAAAGCAATTGATTATCATTTGAAACACCTTGTGATTGCTCAGGAGTTAAACGATAA aattGGTGAAGGAAGAGCATGCTGGAGTTTAGGGAACGCATATACTGCTCTGGGAAATCACAGCCAAGCTATGCATTTTGTAGAAAGGCACTTGGAGGTTTCAAGAGAG GTAGGAGATAGAAGTGGAGAACTCACTGCTAGACTTAATCTCTCAGATCTTCAAATGGTTCTTGGGTTAAGCTACAGCACAAACAACTCCATGATGTCAGAAAGCCATGCAGCAGATAACAGTATGAATG GTACCAGACAGAGAGTAGGACGCCGTCACAGTATGGAGAACATGGAACTCATGAAATTAACACCAGAAAAG aaaagcagccgAGAGACAGTGGCAGATGAAGGGTTCTTTGATCTGCTGAGTCGATTCCAGAGTAACAGGATGGACGATCAGAGATGCTGCTTCCAGGAGAAGAACAGATTCTCAGCTGCTTCAGTGGCAAAATCCTCTACTCCACCtaaaacaatgagaaaat CCTTTTCTACTTATGTAGTCTCACCCCACACAGATGAATTTCTAGACCTACTTGCTAGCTCACAGAGTCGCCGGCTAGATGACCAGCGTGCTAGCTTTAGTAATCTGCCTGGACTTCGTCTTAATCAACATGACAGTCAGTCAGTCCTGGGTCACCTCATGGCAAGTAACAACAGAGAACTAGATGATGACTTCTTTGATATATTGATAAAATGCCAG GGTTCCAGACTAGATGATCAAAGATGTGCTCCTCCATCACCTGTGAAAGGACCAACTGTACCAGATGAGGATTTTTTCAGCCTGATTTTGCGATCGCAAGCTAAGAGAATGGATGAACAAAGGGTCCATCTACCCTCAACTATAAAGGGACCAAATTCTAGCTGA